The nucleotide window AAATGTTCAATGTAGCATTTAGTGAAGGAATATAATCTGGAATTTAAAGCGAGAAAATAACATAAGAATATGGCAGCAAAACTTTGAGTTATGCATAAACATGGTTTAGTGATATGTGGAGAATTATGCATCAATGTGTAAAGAGAGTGTTACTGTTGGGGACCTCTTCTTATACTTATTAAAGCTCTTTtattctttgttttatttttactatatgttttttcctttttcccaatttttaattttatttttttggttaaagcTTGCTGGGACTATAAGAGCAACATTACTGGGAGTCCCTTAAGGCATCCCTTAAGGGAAGGGGGTGGAGACcgaggaagaaagagaagggaAAAGCCCTTATTTAAGGGCTGTCCCTTACTCTTTtgtgaccaaaaaaaagaaaaaaaaaaaaaaaacataacaagggactctctccctctctcttttcATCCCACCAATAATGTTGCTCTAACCCTTTTTGGCTTTTGTAGGACTGACGATTGTGCAGCTATACATGGTAATACATTTTCCAGATATTAATTTAGTAATATTGTTTTTCAAATAAACAATGTTTTCTTTGCCAGAAATATTAAATTGTGGCTTTAAAATGAATTGTATGCACAATAAATTAATCAACGCACACAAATCTGGCTaggatataatatataattggaAAATGGTGTTAActttaacataatatataacaaacGAAAGTTAAAATTGCATGAGAATTGGAATCAATTCTTCGCCTCTTTGATGAATAAAGATAGATTCTTATTGCGCCaacaatattaaaaaatgaaaatagaaCTCCCGCGATAGATGCCAACCGTATGAACTTGGCCAGCCACATTTACATAGTTACATGCAATATATTACTAGACTTTTTCTGACCCCTTTAAGAGTTTAGATACGCACACCTTATTCATAATGATTTCCTGTCCTTTTGATATTTTTTGGGGAatcaaattacaaaatttattcatagtgttgtaaaaaaaaatatattattcataGTGATGTAAAGTATATTAGCATTAGCAAATTAGACGGCAATAAGATCAtttaaattcttattttcttgatttttaatgCTTTTAAGCGAGAGTTTATTTTCCAAGcaaagtttttgttttatttaaagcAGGAAAGGCCATGTTTAAGTTTTAGCTAATTGTAGTTGAAGCAAACTAAGaacttaaaaagaaataaataagccggaaaaataaataaattgatgaCAATAAAGTAAGTCGGTTCAAAAAATAGAGGCCATGGTTGCTTGAACTTCAAGCATCTTTTAATGGTGCTTTAGAATTTCTTCTCTGAAATGAATATATTCCTTCCCCTCTTCTTATCTTTTCTCCACTAAAAACAcgttaaaagaaaataaaatccgAAGTTCGGCAAGAACCACGTATTTCTAACgctattttaaaaccatatctGAGTGCAGTTTTCTTGATAATGAATATCTCTTAACTTAGATAAACCGATATAATGCTTTTTTTTTCAGACAGCAATTAACTGAATGCTACAACTCTCGTTGCACATGAGACGTACAGgtgttttatataataagatactgatgaaaaggaaaaataaaataaaacacatcgACTTCCAAGAACAAGACCTTTTTAAGTATATACGAAGCAGAAATTGTCAGAATATTACTTGAAACAAAATCATTCAAAAACCATGCTAAAACATTTGTCGCAGTAGAcaaattctttatttttaaataagaaacCTCCAAAACCTTTATTATGTTTCAAAGTAACAACGAACAACCCTTCAAAGGTAAGCTGTTATTGGAAGGATATATAAGTGCGGGAGTAGCTGACCATTTAACAAACCAAATCACTGTCTGTTCATATCTCCCATGCATATGTATTTGATCTGCATCGAACCCAAGCGTCAGTAAACGGAAACTACTTTACAAACAACTTTATGCTAAGACGAGTGTTGTTGTGAGTTACCTCATGGTATTCGTCCATACCGTACTTGGATCCTTCCCTTCCGAGACCAGACTGCTTCACTCCCCCAAATGGAGCCACCTGCAGTTAAAAGATGTCAGCAAATGTATTTGACTATAATTTGGAGAATATGTTTCTTCCGTTTCTGGTCTTACCTCTGTTGATATGATTCCTTCGTTCACCCCTACAAGTCCGTATTCAAGTGCTTCGGATACACGCCACGATCTTTGAACACTGTTTGTGAATATATAAGCAGCAAGTCCTGCACACACATACACATTTCGTCATCTCCTTTATCATGTTAAATAAGGTTGCTAAGATTGCAATGAGGACAAACCTGCAATAGTGTCATTAGCGATTCTAATAGCGTCCTCCTCAGTTTTGAATCGAATAAGGGGAGCTACCGGTCCGAATATCTCCTCCCTAAGAGAAGCAAATAAGTTCTTCCGATTATTAAAGGCGAGGAATACTAATTGTTTCTAGTTCTTTCTTTAGAGAGACAAAAAGCTATAGCACTGCAATAATGTGAAAATCTTTCACAACTTACTTAGACATGATCATGTTGCTCGTAACATCACGGATAACAGTAGGCTCATAAAAAGTCATCCCTAGACTGTGCTTTTTGCCGCCGAGAAGGATTTTTGCTCCCTTTAAGAAGACAATTACAGATAACATAAAAAATACCTCTTGTTAGTGTGAATCGGGGAaacacaagttttttttttggtttgctgAATCACGTACAAATGCAAAATATAAACCGCTTCACTTAGAAACCAAGGTTAGCAAAGATGCATAAGGGAAAAATACAGACCTTGGAAACGGCATCTTGCACGAATGATTCAACCTGCAATTATTTAGCATGAAGATCAAGACCATTATCATGAGTGACATCAATCATTACTGATGTGGATGAAAGCAAACACGGAAACTGGAAacttttgacaaaaaaagaaaactagtAATAATTTACCTTTTGAATTGCTGCATCGTTTATAAGGGGACCCTGTAAAAATGTTGAACTGACAAGTAAGTTTACAGCAAAATAGCAGAGCACACAAGAGAGTAGACTCAGTAAACCTTAAACTAAGTCGCTTGGGATGTTAGTTGACAGAACTAGAGAGAAGGTACCAATAACCTACTTCTCTAGATTCTCTAGCAAATAGCCTactataattttgtaattaccAAATCATCAAGAGTATAACATTACAAAGCAGAAGAATAAGACCAAAAAGGGCACACCTGGGTTGTCCCCTCCTTAAAGCCATCTCCTACTTCTAATTTCTGAACCGCTTCAGAAAAGGCCTCAGCAAATTTATCATAGATACCTGtgggaaaatataaaatattacgtTCATAGCAGATGAAGGATCCATTAGGCGGTGTAACCGAATTCTTACCATCTTGCACAAGTACTCTGTTCGCACATACACACGTCTGACCACTATTCCTAAATTTCGCTGCAAGCTGTAAAATCACAAATCAAATAGATCATATAACGATTTAGTATTGACGGTCTCCATAGTGCACCACCGAGAAAATTGTGCTTGAAAGAAGGAGGGACAGGTGGAGCTTGGAAGTAATAACCAGCTTAAGGGATAATACACATCTTTTATGGAAAAGGAACGGGATACCGTCTCATAAGAGAAATTTCTCCAGATAGACCAACGTTTTGAACCTTTTGGACAGACAAAATGCCTTAACATTCATGACTATCACTTACCGTTCCTTTTACTGCTACATCTAGGTCTGCATCATCAAATATTATGGAGGGTGCATTGCCGCCAAGTTCTAGAGAAACCTAGAACAAGGAAAAAAGAAGAGGTACCCACCGATATTTAGTCTGGAGAATATTTTTCAAAGAACATGATACTGATGCTTAAGCATACCTTCTTGACGGTAGGTGCAGCAGCTGCCATCAACTTCTTCCCAACTGCTGTTGATCCTGTGAACGTGATTTTCCTCACCTGAGTAGCACAAGAAACACAAAAAGTCACTTGATAAGGTAACTTATCAATTATCATGCATCACTACTAATGGCagagatacaaaaaaaaacagagtacaCAAAGATAATTAGAGAAACCTGTGGACTTGCAAGCAAAGCATCCCCAATTTCAGGAGCATTTCCCATGACCACGTTAAGTGCACCCTGTTAAAAAACATGCAAATGAATCATAGAAAAAAAGAAACCCTCAATCGGGCTAAAACACCGGCAAAGAAATGGTATACTCAGAAAGTTCATGATCAAATAAGAAACACTGTTAAAACTAGTTTTCCAGCTTCAATAGTCATACATTAACGGGTAACACATCAGATTAGTAGCCACATTTGAAGAGAGTACAAGCACTTGAAAATGGGTCGATAAAATCAGATCACATGTTATAACGAAGAGACTACGTGTTTGAAATTTACACATTAGCAGGCCATCTCCTTGACATGAGGGTATCAAACTCGATTTAGATCAGAGATGCTGGTGGGTTATATAGTTCAAGCCTAAAATCGTAACTTACTGGAGGAACTCCAGCTTGAAGTGCAAGTTCGGCCGCAGCAAGTGCTGTCAGGGGCGTAAGTTCAGATGGTTTAACAACCACCGTGCAACCAGACGCCAGAGCAGGACCAACCTACAGTACGTCAACCATCCACATCAAACTAAATGAAAAAAGTTCAACATAATCTACTGGGATAGTATACTAGACAGGCTTTTAATAGAAAAAGAAGGTAAATTGCAACGGTACAACAAGCAAGACCTTTCGAGTAATCATAGCTAAGGGAAAGTTCCAAGGGGTAATTGCACCAACAACACCAACAGGCTGCATAGCAAATCAAGAGAGTCAAGCAGTGCAAGTGTAATGTAAATACCTGCTACTGTAAATACAGTCAGTCAGCAACATTATGTcagtcaaaaatataaaagttgcATACATAAGAATTTATGAATCAGAAAACTGGGCAAACCTGTTTTAGGACCAACAACCGGCGATCAGACGCATTAGGAGGAATTATATCACCGTATACACGTTTTGCCTCCTCCGCATAGTACTCAATAAAACTTGCCCCATATGCGACCTGTAAACTAAATTACAGAATCATATACTGCATTTATTTAAGAGACGATTGCaacatttgaaacaagctcAAATCAGCACCATACAAAGTTCTCAGATATAAAATGAATCGTCTACCTCTCCTATAGCCTCCTTTAGTGGTTTTCCTTGCTCCAAAGTTATAAGTTGTCCAAGTTCTTCCTTGTGTGCAACCAGAAGGTCAAACCTGTATTTGGAGAAACGAAGTATATCAGGAACCTTGGTTCCAGTAACGTGCAATAGCTATACCAGAAAATCCCCTAACTCTGCCCATATCTCTAACCTTAACATTAAATAAGGGAGCAGTCAATTATTTCCAAAAGCCTTGATACTATTACTATACTTTAATTTCATACGCATTTGACAACCATGGAAAACATTCCTCCATCGCCACACTGGCCTTGTAATCCTAAAACATGACCATGCACACTGCAAAAAGAGTATGCATCGCTAGTTGCTACAAGATAAAAATGTGTACCATCGCCTTAAAACTCTACTCCTCTCTCCAGCAGTCCGTCTGCTCCAAGctgaaaatatgaaaaacataTTACAAGGAATAAGTGTCTATCCTTCCAAGCACATTGCTCAGTGTGAATAGAAGTGACCATCAAAACAATGAACAGAGACGAAACAGCTTTAGGCATTGCAACTAAGAAAAGCtcaaaaggaaataaaaaacttgGGTCACACACATTGGAATGCTTCGTAAGAAGAAGCAATAGCATCATTCGTCTCTTTGACTCCCATACATGCAACATCAGCCACAATTTCACCCGTTGCTGGGTTGTTAACCTGTGGAGAAAGAAAGAATATATGATGATGCCAACAGAAGAAGTTTAAAATCAAGAGGCAGATAAGGGGATGTATGACCTTGATTGTGGTCTTATCATACGAATCAATCCACTTTCCTCCTATAAGACCCTGTGTGCGCAGAAGACCTGAGCTCCTGAGCTTCTCGGAGACGCTTTGTGCATCCATACTCATCTGAATAATCAATCGAATTGACAAATAACAAAGTTACAAACAAAAACTATTCATAAGTCTCTCTCTCATGTTCAACAGCTTGTATAGTAAGGCTATACGAAAATACGACCAGAGAGGATGAACAGTCAGTGCTAATTGGCAACGACGAGATCTGGATATTTCGATTATTGAAGCGATATTATCTTAGCGACTGAATACAAAGGAGATGACTGAGAATGATAAACCTGGCGGCACTGAGAGGAGACGAGGAGGGGGGAAGCATGTGAGGAGGAGCAGACGAGCCTACGGCAACCGACGATAGCTACACGCGCTGCAGCTCCGAGTACCATTGATTTCAATCGAACAagacgacgaaaacaagtgtgaagaagatgagatcagatgagtataaaatatcttcttcgcctgggaattaaaaaaaaaaaagaaaaattataaaactgaCAGGTAGGTTAGTGATATTTGACTGTATGTGAGAGTTATTGCAAAATATAATCCACGTGGCGGTTACATCATATCTTATGCGAGAGTGCCATACTCCACGTGgcgttttatatattatatggagTGGATTAAAGTGTCAGTGGAGTATACTTACTTACCAAAgtaattttgtttcaaaatgctAATTTACAATCTGACCCTCTTCGTGAGATAGTACAGTATCTACAGTCCACCTGTCAGATTCATTTCTACGCATGTCACGATCCTAATTTTGGTTTCTTTGTGGGGTCAGATCCTTCATCGTAATCTATTGGTCTAAAAGGAAGATCACTGTAATTACAGTATCTAATAAACTAATTACTTATAAGTACTTTATTATTTACTAAGCCAGATTTTCCAGACATCTTTTGGTCGTGACGGCTCGAACTCATCGCAAGTATATTCCTTTTCTCTGTCTTtctcaaaatgttttatttagcCTCTCTGTGTTTCGCAACAATCTGGATTCGTC belongs to Brassica rapa cultivar Chiifu-401-42 chromosome A07, CAAS_Brap_v3.01, whole genome shotgun sequence and includes:
- the LOC103832421 gene encoding succinate-semialdehyde dehydrogenase, mitochondrial isoform X1; the protein is MVLGAAARVAIVGCRRLVCSSSHASPLLVSSQCRQMSMDAQSVSEKLRSSGLLRTQGLIGGKWIDSYDKTTIKVNNPATGEIVADVACMGVKETNDAIASSYEAFQSWSRRTAGERSRVLRRWFDLLVAHKEELGQLITLEQGKPLKEAIGEVAYGASFIEYYAEEAKRVYGDIIPPNASDRRLLVLKQPVGVVGAITPWNFPLAMITRKVGPALASGCTVVVKPSELTPLTALAAAELALQAGVPPGALNVVMGNAPEIGDALLASPQVRKITFTGSTAVGKKLMAAAAPTVKKVSLELGGNAPSIIFDDADLDVAVKGTLAAKFRNSGQTCVCANRVLVQDGIYDKFAEAFSEAVQKLEVGDGFKEGTTQGPLINDAAIQKVESFVQDAVSKGAKILLGGKKHSLGMTFYEPTVIRDVTSNMIMSKEEIFGPVAPLIRFKTEEDAIRIANDTIAGLAAYIFTNSVQRSWRVSEALEYGLVGVNEGIISTEVAPFGGVKQSGLGREGSKYGMDEYHEIKYICMGDMNRQ
- the LOC103832421 gene encoding succinate-semialdehyde dehydrogenase, mitochondrial isoform X2, which gives rise to MSMDAQSVSEKLRSSGLLRTQGLIGGKWIDSYDKTTIKVNNPATGEIVADVACMGVKETNDAIASSYEAFQSWSRRTAGERSRVLRRWFDLLVAHKEELGQLITLEQGKPLKEAIGEVAYGASFIEYYAEEAKRVYGDIIPPNASDRRLLVLKQPVGVVGAITPWNFPLAMITRKVGPALASGCTVVVKPSELTPLTALAAAELALQAGVPPGALNVVMGNAPEIGDALLASPQVRKITFTGSTAVGKKLMAAAAPTVKKVSLELGGNAPSIIFDDADLDVAVKGTLAAKFRNSGQTCVCANRVLVQDGIYDKFAEAFSEAVQKLEVGDGFKEGTTQGPLINDAAIQKVESFVQDAVSKGAKILLGGKKHSLGMTFYEPTVIRDVTSNMIMSKEEIFGPVAPLIRFKTEEDAIRIANDTIAGLAAYIFTNSVQRSWRVSEALEYGLVGVNEGIISTEVAPFGGVKQSGLGREGSKYGMDEYHEIKYICMGDMNRQ